In Desulfobulbaceae bacterium, the DNA window TCAAATGACAGCTCTTGGGATTCCCTTGACACGAATAATGACGGAGCGATCACCGCAGCAGATGCACCAGCCCCGGTCAACGGGGTAAGCACAATTAATGCAACTGCCACAGGAAGTCCCTTCAGACTCAACGATATCAGGGCAATTCGAGTATGGATTCTTGCAAGATCAAAACTACCGGAACAGGGCTTTATTGATACTGAAACATATATCGTTGGACGCCAAATCCTCATCCCCAGCCAAATCCCCAATGAAATCAATGGCGGTGGGTATCGATACCGTTTACTGGAATCGATAGTCAACTGCCGCAACCTGGGCCTTTAACTAATGAACACTAAAGGATTCTCCCTTATTGAAGTCCTAATCGCGATAACCGTGCTGGGTATCGGACTATTAGGGATTATCTCCATGCAGACCAGTGCCACCGGAGGCAAAAGTCTGTCACGAACAATAACAGAAGCTTCAACATTTTCAGCCAACCAACTGGAATCTCTAATTTCTTTACCTTATACAGATGCAAACCTGCTAGATACCAACGGAGACGGCAACCTCGGACTTAATCACCCGTTCCCTGCATTGCCACTACTTCCGGGACAAGCAATACCTGATGGCAACTTCATCGCTGCTCCTGCCTTGGTCGTCCTTGCACCAGACCATCAAGTCACATCAACCGATGGCAACTATACCATCTGTTGGAATGTTTCAGTAAACTATCCAATTCCCAATTTAAAAACAATCCGTGTGATTGTAATTAGTTCCGGTCGAGGGGTACAGAAAGTTGTCAACTTTGATTTTATTAAAGCAGACACTATTTAATTACGGAAAACCATCATGATCAAAAGAACCGTTATTGGCAGCAACGAAAATGGATTTGTTCTGGTTGCCGTAATGTTAATGCTCTTGGTATTAGCTTTTATTGGCATTACATCGACAACAACATCTAATATTGAATTACAAATTGCAGGAAATAATAAGATCTACAACCAGACCTTTTACGCTGCAGATGGTGGCACGAGTGTAGGTGCTGAGGTAGTAGAGCAGAATACAGCTTGTGCAACCGGCTTCACTGCCACTTCTGTCGATGGCACAATAGACGCCACTGACGCGGTATTAAATGGGAATATTGTAGTCGAAGGCAGTGCGTTATCATTATGGAATCATCCTCCTCCAACTGGAGTTTCTGATAGTGACCGTGATATCTATTATCCCATTAACTCCGGCACTGCACCTCACACGAATCTGAACATAGGTGGAGATACTATTTTGGCACATGGAAGTGCTCTGCAAATGGCAGCTGGCTATGAGGGAAAGGGTAAAAGTGCCGCCTCAGGTGGCGGATATATCCTCTATGATATTTTTTCTCAAAGAATAGGCATAAGCAATAGTCAATCCACCCTTCGGCTACAATGGCGCCATGTGATAGGCCAAGAAGGATCCTGCCTCTATTGATGAGAGTTATTAAGTTTCATCTTAAAGAACACCTCAGGACGCGGGTCAATCAAATAAAATGAGGGAAGTAAACATGAAACCGAAAAAAATTATCTCGTTAATCTTTCTTGGGTGCTCCTTCGCATTGTCGGCTTCAACAATTACCATGGCTTCGGTCTGCGAAGATGGGAAGTCTGAACCGCCTTTCCTGAGTGCTGGGGTCGACCCCAATGTACTACTGATGATCGACAATTCCGCCAGCATGTATGATCCGGCATACGACGATGTCACTGAACCTGGCTTTTGCAACGACGATAGCTATGCATCCACCACCTCTTATGGCGGTTACTTCGACCCAGCAATACGATATTATTACAATTTAACCCCAGTAGCACCCGATTTCAAGAAATTCAAATCCGGAGCTACCACCCAATGCAACACCGCCACCGGCACGGTATACCGTAATGCCGATATTTGCATCACCATTAATGCAGCAGTCCCAGAGGTCACAGCCTTTGAAGCCAAAGGTAATTTTTTAAACTGGGCTACAGCATCAAAGTTTGATATCGAAAAAAACATTCTCACTGGTGGCAAATATGATGCTACATACCAGCGCCTTGTTCCCGAATCACGCGGCTGCCAAGGAAAACGAATGATTAAGCAGGTGGCAGTCAGCACCAACGCCGGAACACCCTTTACACTGACCATCGGCGTATGGCCTGGTGCCTCTGCTAGCGACCACTTAACCCGTTTAGAAATATTTAACGTCTCAACAAATGGTCTGCAGTTTGCCAATAGCGCCTGTGAATCTGCATTGGCAGCCTCGGCCTTTGGCCAAGTCCAGAATCTGGCAGGAAGCTGCCTGATGATCGGCCAGCAAAACGAATCATTCGCCAACTCTAATGCCGCCTTTAATCATGGCTTCCAAACCTGCTGGGGCTATCCCACCATTGGCAATGGCGACATCCAGCGCATGGAAAACGCCTGCAAAAATGTCTACAATGCCGGAGTAAACCCAACCACGATCGACACAACCGACAGCGGGTACGTCTGCATGGGAAACCAGGCAACTGGTAGCGGCTATGTTGGGCGCTGCGTTGTCGCCACCGGTGGCACCCCAGCCGTTGCTTTAACCTGCACCGACATTACCTGCTTCCCCAATGGCCATCCTTATGGGGCTGACAACAACCAGCAGTGCAATAATGGTTTGCTAGAGGAGTGCGAGGCAGGATCTTCCTGGCGCGCCGCCTTTACAACAGGTGGAACATGCGCCAGCGGCACCAGTTACAAACAAGCTCAAACGATATATAATTGCCCTAGCAGTTATACCCTTAATGCAACAAATACCCTTTGCACCAAATCAGGCAAGCCCTCGGAGACGCCGACAACCACTATAATAGCAGCCGGATGTTATAATAATAGCAACAACCACTATGCCGGCCAACCGACTGCTACCGTCAGTTACCCTGCCGGCTGTTATATAGGTGATGCCCAGGCTCTTTGGATACGCAAACAGACCTGTGTCGGTGGCACCCCTGCTGTGCCAGGGACTTGGAATTGGATTGCCGGAGCTGGCGCTGCTGGCGGCTGTATCGAGCAGGCCCTGCGCGACTATTGCTCCGGTCTTTACAACCCGGACGTCATAGATACCAGCAGCCCAGTCTCTTCTGTTGCCGATGATCATTTCCCCAACCTTCCCTCCATTCTGGTCACTGTGGCAACCAACGCCCAATTAGGCAAACCAATTGCCACCTTAGACGGATATATTGAGCAGACCTCAACGCCAAAGGGATTGTTACAAGAATTCTCTTCCGACCTTCGAATGGGCGCCATGCGTTTCAACGGTGAAGGTACCAAACATGAATGTGCCCAGGCAAATCCAAATCGCCTTTACAACTGCACTGCCGACAATAAAGACGGTGGAAAAATCATCTCCTACATCGAAGCAGACAACAGTACGGCACTGGTCAACGCTATTAACGGTATCGTAGCCGACTCTTGGACCCCAATGGCAGAGGCCATGTACGACGCGATTGGCTATTACACCCAAAACTCAACCGTTAGATTGGATAACTATGACTTCTTCATCGGTGGCACAGCCAGTTTTGTGACAGGCAAAACATATGCTGCTGGTAGTGTTGTTTGGAACAGCAGCAAGTGGTGGCGTACAACCCTTGGCGGCACCACTAAAGGGACAACTCCCATTACAGACGCAGCAGCTGGTGGCATCAACGATTGGCAAGAAATGAACTATCCCACTTGGAACAATAACACAAATTACTCAGGAGGCGCCATCGTCAGTTCTGATGGGTTATTATACCAAACCGTCGCCGGGGGGATGTCTAATGGTGGCAGCGCAC includes these proteins:
- a CDS encoding prepilin-type N-terminal cleavage/methylation domain-containing protein, yielding MNTKGFSLIEVLIAITVLGIGLLGIISMQTSATGGKSLSRTITEASTFSANQLESLISLPYTDANLLDTNGDGNLGLNHPFPALPLLPGQAIPDGNFIAAPALVVLAPDHQVTSTDGNYTICWNVSVNYPIPNLKTIRVIVISSGRGVQKVVNFDFIKADTI